CGCGCTGAGGTAAGAGAAGTATGGTGAAGGAACATCTACCAATAGAGGAAGAGTTGCACTTATCTTGTTTTATTCTGCTGATCacatctctctccctcgctcagATGGAGGAGTTGAGAGCCCATGCCACAGACTGGACCCAGAACATCCAGAACATGTCCATGGACTTCCGCATCCCAAACCCTCTGGAGTTCAAGGACCCCTTCCTTCTGCAGCGCCGACGCTGGAAACGCAGTGAGCGCCGTCACATCCGTCGGGGAGCCGAGGGCACTCTGGGATACTGGGATCAAGGGGGATCTCAGAATGGATACCTGCCAAACCGCTGGGGCGGCCTCTCTAATTCCATGAGCCAGCTGGAGGCCCATTCATCTATCGAGAGGGCGGTGGTGGCGAAATCCAGGCCACGGGTCAGGGCTGTTGGAGGGGCAACTGTCCCGAGAGCAGGGCCTGGGCTGAGGGTCGACCCCCCTGTGGGTCTGCAGGTGGAGCGAAGGTCGTTTCCTCACCTGTTGACCCGCTCGTTTTCCGTCCCAGTGGCCTGCTCCACCTCTAGGCTGAACGCGGCAGTTGCAGCCATGCAGGGAGAGTCTCTGTCTGGATCTGAGTCTCTGTATGACTCCAGATCAGATGGCTCCTCGGTCTCCTTGTCCTTCCTGGCGCTCCACCAGTTCCAGCCCTGCTGCACCATCAGCACACTGGAGAAGGGAGGAGCGAGAGCCGCAGACATGGACGCAGTacaagagaaagacaaactgcTTCCAGCAGACAAATGTGGATCTGTAGCAAACAATacctacaaacaaacacatacccGTGCCTATCACCCAcactccttccctcctcccccctttttaCCTCCTTCTCCACCACCAATTATCcttccctcacctcctctcaaCACGGCCTCCTCGGCCAGTTGCCAGCTGCTGGATTTCTTCGGGGAGAACTTAGCATACATCGACGAGTCCTCGGACACGCTGAGTGACCGCACCCAGCCGGCAGCGTGCGAGTCAAGGAAGAAACGGCCGCGAAAGCCGAAGAGGAGGAGCATGAGGAGGCAACTGCCACAAAGGTGGAGCCCCCTGCAGGTGAGGAAGCCCAACAGTGACATGCAGCCACCATCAAATCCCCCTACACCACCCCCAGACTCTTCTCTGTCAGACCTGCCCTCATCGAAGTAGCAGACAGATTCAGCCCCCGCCCTCTGATGACCACCTCAGCCACAACATGACATGAGGTAATCACAGCTATTTATGGTTAACCTCGCAAAGTCAGCCCATGAACTTTGCTTTGTTACTTTGTGATGTGGCAGAAATCTCTTTAAACAGACTCAACAATACATGTTTTTTGGCTGTTTTCCTCCTGAAAGAAACTCTAAAAATAATCTAAAGAGACAAATAGGTCTTTGGAATGAGGGAATTATATTTGACTTTAAAATGGACCACACCTGCAGTAAATACTTAGCCGGGAATACTCAAGGTTTCAGGAGGCAATGAGTCACATCATTATCCAGACATCATTACACGTAATTATCCGCTAAGTTGATCTGACTTTCAGCCGCTGAGCTCAGTCGATGCTGCTCCGAAAGATTCTTCACTAAGTGTCAGATGTGAGGTGGATTTGTGAGGCTAACGTTTGACGAGTGATTTACAGCCTCAAATTCAGTGCTTTACGGCTGAGGTGGAGGCCACTTccacaaacataaacattaggttacaaaataaaaaattaaaagggaaagaaaacagaggaaggaTTTTACACGGCACGTGCGATATATTAAATGAATGCTGTTTAGGCCTCCATCTGCAAATGAAGATAAACACAAGACACAGTGCGTCAAGTTCTTCATGGGTGTCCTTCCACCTCATATTTCAAAAATCCTGTGGGAAAACCCTGCGGTGGGTCGAGGAACTGAACCACAACAACAGTACGTCAGTGTTCACGCTCACACCAGCGTCTGTCGTCTGTGTGATACCATCAAACAAGTCCTGATCCATTAAAGCCTTCAACGTTGAGACTGTCAAGAAGTTTGAaggataaaatatatatttaatctgCTGGTTCATGATATGACTCTTGAATGTTTTaacttgttctgtttgtgtccaCTGCTTTGTCTTCAGATGTTAGTGCTGCTTTACAAAATGATACGCAACTTTGTGTTCGCCTGAGGTATAAGTGATCAGAGTGATACTCAAGCAAGGTTATTTCTAATTTTGTGGTGTTTACCAATTGTGCTATCGAGTGCCCATCAACTTGGTATTTGTGGTCGGCTGAACTCTGTGAGCTGCCTCGTATTATCTTCCAGcgaaacatttcaaatgattattgattatcagAGCTTCATTAACACATTCTGTTATTTGACACTAACATGACTTGTCTGTGCAGATGCCTTTAtgattttttatattattgtgaCAGAATAgagctttattttctttttttttttacttcttactCATTCAAGTGCACGTTGATGACACATCACACCTCCAGCCAAAGGCTTTACACTGTTCCACTGATCAAACGATCACAGCTCATCGCACACGTCAGGCTCGTAAACATACGTAGATGTTCACACTGCAGCTTTCAGagatttaagaaaataaaagctttctGATTAACCTCTTTACGAGGATGGTTTGTTGGACTTCAGGGATGCACCCAAAGACTTACAGtgaatgtaaacaaaaaccTAAAGTTGAAAAAGTGTGAATATACTACTTACTATTTCTAAACTTTATCTGAGTGTGTTCATGTTGGAAAGGTGACAAAATTCTGAACACTCAAAATAGTTCATATTATAAATGAAGAGATCTAGAAACGTCttggaaaacaaataaagtagCAAGAGGGTTagttaattaaaatacattttaattgatCTATCTTTTATAGCACATTGAattttgaatgtaaatgaaATTTATTTTCAACTAACTGTGTAGGAGTAACATTTAGTTTACTGTGCTACTgtcagggtttctgcagggtcttaaaaagtaaaaaaaacaagagtgaaaTTTAATAATTAGAAATTTCGGCttttaaaagtcttaaatatgttgaaatacTGAGTAGTTCTTAAATAGTTTTAGGCAGGTCTTAGTTGTGATAATGTTCACTGCTTTCATCATGCTTTAGAACATTTTCTAAGATAAATTTTTGATGGCAAACAGTttgttatgtctgtgtgttgttatcAGTGATACAGCACACTTGTTTTACTTGCACACTGTAATAAAACGACAACTCTGGATAcccactgtctctgcctgtagtttgaGTGGTTATTCTCCACTGGGGTTcttcaccttatcttcaatATAGAGAAGCATCAGTAATTCTAGGACTATTCCCATCTGTTGTACTTTGATAGAGCTTCAATTTCATCCATTATGGTCTTAAAAAGCTTAAATGTGACCTTGTTAAAACCAACAGAAACTCTGTGGTACACAGAGTTGCAGAATAAGTGTGTTGTCCTCTGTCCCCTGGAGGAGCAGTGGACGTGAAATGACCTGAACCCTGAAAGTCCTGAATGAACTCGTCTCTCTGTGGATGTGGGATCTCTTCCTGCTTACTCAGGACCAGGAGCTACGACACGAGGCTCTTGTGGCAACGTGTCGTCTGCCAGAGCCAAAATAAGTAACACAAAGTATCCACACTCATATTCAGGCTCCCacatattttgtaatttgtttaCAGTAGGCTCGAAGGAGAAAGATATTCACATACTCTGCTGACcatcattttcattatgagTCTGACTCCTGACCTGTGGAGGaggtttttcctctttctctgtttttctttatatgcaataaaaaagaaagtggagaGTCAGGATGTTTGAATTGTGTCTCACTGGTGACTCAAGTTTTCATCATTCTCAGACTAAATATATGGCATTGAACTCTATTTTCTGCTGCAAAACATATATAGAGTTTATAAAATATGATGTTTCcttataaattaaaatacaaattcaaaaaaCAAGATGCACTAATCAGACGCTCGGCAGAAAATTAACTGGTAATTATTTTATGTCACTTTCCAAATGTGAAGAAACAACTTACAACATTTGTTGGTTTtaacaattttaatttaaatcactttgagGTTCTGACTTGAGGTTTTGGTCAAAACAAACAAGGTGAAGATGTCACAAAATAATCAGAAGAttaataaacaatgaaaatatcctaaacaaaaatgttacattataattaatatatacTTATTTACATACAACTAATTTAATTTGCAaatctttcattaaattgtgcTCCGAAAAGCAGATTAAATGACACAAATGCTGAAATTCTATCTATTCCTCACAGTCATTGTCTAACTTGTTTCATATGTGGACGGACTGAATTGTCAataaacaaaactttttttctaattCATTGGTAATTTCAATGTAGAGCTAGGTTTGAGCAGTGAGTCAGTAAATACAGCTTTTACCTTGAATCCAAAAACGTGAGCCTGACAGCAGGACACCCGCAGGATGTCGCCCTCATCTGTTTAACAAGAGAACAGCCAGGCCTCTGAGGGTTTGGTCCCCGCAGGCCCTCAAACACCGCTCTGCTCTCCAGATGAACTGCCTGGAGGGTATGGTTTCAATAAGGCTGTGGGCACAGATCAGTATCTCCTGCTCACTGGTAAAGTAAACAGAAGATGCTGCTCGTTCCTGGTGTTTTGTTGCCCTGACAGCAGGATTTCAATGTGACTTTCAGAAAAATCAAGGAATGATTTCAATCTGGCTGATTCAGAAGAAccaggaggtgtgtgtgggagagaatAGTTTTTTTACAACCTTAATCAAAGGCTCTATTTTACATGTTGGTGactgaggggtgtgtgtgtcaggaacaAGAGTCATAAATCATAATGTATCTCTCTATACATACAAtcggatctgtgtgtgtgtgtgtatgtgtgtgtgagagagcgggGGTCGACAGCCGCAGCAGACTCCCCTCCCAAGGACAGTGGGACCCAGTGTGAGACAGAGCAGGGCTGTGCTGTGGGATAAGTACAGGTTGGATATAGCAAGGGGTAGTTAAGTGTAAAAGACTAACAGATGCTGGGGCAAGTTTACTCAGGGGGGAGGGAGCCTCACCACAGCTCAAGCACTAGcactctgacacaaacacacgcacgcacacatgcactctcacacacaggatTCTCACTGTGGCTTAGAAAAAACAATTTTTACGGCAATGGCTGGAGAACAGTTTGTATCTCTTTAACCTattttaacagcagcagcagctcggatAAAAAGCTGACTCTCCTCAGTTCAGACAGACGCATCTTTAGCAATGACTGAAGTCAGATATTAAagatattaaaggttcagttcaCCAAAATGAATGACGAACAAAATAAcacctacatttattttacatccatctttaatatttaacacAAGGGAGGTGAACTGGTTTTGAATTGTGGTCCACAAACGTATCATTGAAGtcctttttatgttttactctAATTATTAATTTTAGTGACTGAATTGGCCAAACAGGTCATTAAGTAGTTTCCTCAATGAACGgaggtaaatgtgtgtgtgtgtgtgtgtgtgtgcttgtgtgtgtgtgtgtgtgtgtcctgatttcattatttaccAGACGAGGCAGAGACGGAACCTGTTGCACCAAATGACCTAACAGATCAAAACTAACTGCTCCTCAGAGGTAGACGAAATATTCAGATCCTTTATTCAGGTACAAGTAGCCTATACAAATACAAGAATGTAGAAATACAGAATCCTAgtgaagtaaaaatacaaaggTACTGGCAGGTACTTAAAAGtgcaatacatttgttttatctgtgGCCAAAAGTGGTTTTAAGATTCGAATTAAAGCCAGTTACCTGTTTTAACAGTGTAGCTGATCAAGGTAAAGATATAGGCGTACCGTAGATATTTTCCCATTTGTATATATACTtagaatatacagtatattatcattattattgatttataaATCATGGATTATAGGTAAATGGTCAGTTGTTGGGATCTTTGTATGTTGTTGGCATTGTCAGTGTTATTTTTGCGTTGATAAAAATATTGTTAAAAAGAagttcaaattcattttacaaacttaataagaaaaaaacaataataattccACAATAATatgatttaatcatttaatccGCATCACTGAATTATATTATGATTCAATTACAGTTTGATAGTTTTATTTATGACAATGCATCATATTTTGGGCTCATAATTCAATGTGTTAtgtatttaaaatcttaaataaaTGAACCAGTCACTACAGCTACAGCTTAGAGGAAATGCAGGAAAAGTATTTTTGTAGTAGAAGTAGAAAGTggcataaaatgaaaatactagTAATTTTCACATAGTATTGGAGTGAATGTACTTTTACTGTGCACCACTGCTGCTTCCTGTTGACTAATTAGTTTTGCATGAAACTCTGGAGCATTATCACCTCTAAACCACGACCATGACACATTCCACAGTCGAATAACAGCTGCTGTTTAAGTCCTCAGCTGCTTCAGACAGTGTTGTCAGTTTCACCACTATACCACTGCAGGAgcactgttgctatggtgatgGACCATTTAAGGGCCCTGTTGATCCAGATTATAAAAACTccactttgtgtttcttcacCCTCAGTGGTCGGTCTGGCAAAACAGTTTGGGTTTTTATATGCCCAGATTTTCACAGGAAAAAGGGATGAATGTaactttgtttgttgtttttaacataaCTGAGAAATTGCAGGAGTCTCTGcagaaacatgatttaaatatcTAACTATAACACTTTTAATTGACACTGTTACAAGaatgtatgaaaaataaaaattcattaaaaagtCATTGTCACTGCTGTGAGCGTCACAAGTTAAAAATTAAATCTCATTTACCTCCACTGAATATGAAACAAACCATCATTATGTTATCAGAGGTAAATGAGAAAATATGCGAACCAACCGTCCAGTTATAGTGTTACTTTAACAAGCTCTtgccagccaatcagaagccAGTATTTCATGTGGCTGTGCAATAATTTGAGTAATTGCATGAAAACCACAGAATCTGTTAATACATCCACGACTGGACGCTGCTGTGACGACCACATATTGGTCAGACTGGATTGCTTCCTTTTCGGCTAAAAGTtcactgtccacacacacacgcacacacacacacacacacacacgcacacacacacacacacacacacacacacacacacacacacacacacacacacacacacacacacacacacacacacaggtagcgagagagagagagttgagtTTCATATTGACTTAATCTCATCTTCAGAGTTACTACTTGCCTATCCCTAAACCTGAATCTTTACCTAAATTTAAACCTTAACCTAAAAACGTATCTTCAGCTTAAGATctaataatttatattatgcAGACTTGATTTCTGTCCCcttaaggaagacaagtccccataatgtgtccaaacagatttaggtccccacaacatgagtaatacctggaccacacacacattcttttatttgtcttctatcttagtgaggacactcattgacataatgcattccctataGCCCCCTACAGTTACCTTAAGCATCACCGACCTAAACCTCATTCTCATTGTCAAACCAAGTCAAACCGCTCTttgaaaagtcaaaatgtcctctctGTAAGatctatgctcaaaatggtcctcacaaagacacacacacacgcacacacacacacacacacacacacacacacacacacacacacacacacagtcactcctCTAGATTTAAAATACCTAGATCTCACTTTCAGCAGGGTAACATCAGCTGACAGatgtttttcacacacaacacaataaaatacagggGTTATTTTGTGTGCTATCATGCATGACCTcaccagccacacacacacacacacacacacacacacacacacacacacagactcaaatacacatactgtacacacgcgcacacaaacCACTTGCATACCAGAGGGTCTATATTTAAAATGAGCCCTggggatgttttttattttcagcatttaGACATTCTATCAAAGTGGTTAATGTGGAtacttgggtgtgtgtgtgtgtgtgtgtgtgtgtgtgtgtgtgtgtgtgtgtgtatcagtgagACTGATGATAAACATAGGTATGACAGATTATAATTATAGCAAAGGAGTGACGAGTCAACAGCTTTTTACAATAAGATAATAAACATACATTCAGAAAATGAGCAAAGTGTGTGATTACAGAATTTTTGAGCCTGACCCAAACAGTTACAAATTTGCTAAGGCTGCAAAATACCACCTTCCAAACTTGTAGCCATTCCAAATGCAGCCCTATCATCCCACGTCTCATTTTCAAagcctctcttttctctgtctctcctcccacCACAAATCCCAGAACCTCGAGcagcagcgagagagagagggagtgagagacagagaagatgaGGGGAGCATTTAAATGTAGCGTTCCGTGAGTGGTCGGCTCGGTGTCTGGAAACCTTTCACATCCTGTTTACGCCGGGCAGATTTCAGCCCGGGACCGCAAAGGGCTGGCAGGGC
This window of the Paralichthys olivaceus isolate ysfri-2021 chromosome 9, ASM2471397v2, whole genome shotgun sequence genome carries:
- the kcnk4a gene encoding uncharacterized protein kcnk4a isoform X1; this translates as MRYTTLLALLTGVMLYLGMGALVFRTLEAPKESSSYEDLLRTKQTFLDNNSCVTELDFHKLIKGVVSAVDAGLDVSRLSDNFTSRWDGPSAFFFCGSIITTIGFGNLSPRTWYGQLFCVCYALVGIPMFGILLAGVSDHMGTVLRRAVAKIETLFLKRMVRPTTVRVISAVLSILIGCLIFLAVPTVVFQRVEDWSFLESLYFVVITLTTVGFGDYVPGTDRIATGLWLLDCCGQKLFSCSNVSLCPGGGREDGLFFKPLVWLWIVFGLAYFASILTMIGNWLRVLSKRTRAEMEELRAHATDWTQNIQNMSMDFRIPNPLEFKDPFLLQRRRWKRSERRHIRRGAEGTLGYWDQGGSQNGYLPNRWGGLSNSMSQLEAHSSIERAVVAKSRPRVRAVGGATVPRAGPGLRVDPPVGLQVERRSFPHLLTRSFSVPVACSTSRLNAAVAAMQGESLSGSESLYDSRSDGSSVSLSFLALHQFQPCCTISTLEKGGARAADMDAVQEKDKLLPADKCGSVANNTYKQTHTRAYHPHSFPPPPFLPPSPPPIILPSPPLNTASSASCQLLDFFGENLAYIDESSDTLSDRTQPAACESRKKRPRKPKRRSMRRQLPQRWSPLQVRKPNSDMQPPSNPPTPPPDSSLSDLPSSK
- the kcnk4a gene encoding potassium channel subfamily K member 10 isoform X2; translated protein: MRYTTLLALLTGVMLYLGMGALVFRTLEAPKESSSYEDLLRTKQTFLDNNSCVTELDFHKLIKGVVSAVDAGLDVSRLSDNFTSRWDGPSAFFFCGSIITTIGFGNLSPRTWYGQLFCVCYALVGIPMFGILLAGVSDHMGTVLRRAVAKIETLFLKRMVRPTTVRVISAVLSILIGCLIFLAVPTVVFQRVEDWSFLESLYFVVITLTTVGFGDYVPGGGREDGLFFKPLVWLWIVFGLAYFASILTMIGNWLRVLSKRTRAEMEELRAHATDWTQNIQNMSMDFRIPNPLEFKDPFLLQRRRWKRSERRHIRRGAEGTLGYWDQGGSQNGYLPNRWGGLSNSMSQLEAHSSIERAVVAKSRPRVRAVGGATVPRAGPGLRVDPPVGLQVERRSFPHLLTRSFSVPVACSTSRLNAAVAAMQGESLSGSESLYDSRSDGSSVSLSFLALHQFQPCCTISTLEKGGARAADMDAVQEKDKLLPADKCGSVANNTYKQTHTRAYHPHSFPPPPFLPPSPPPIILPSPPLNTASSASCQLLDFFGENLAYIDESSDTLSDRTQPAACESRKKRPRKPKRRSMRRQLPQRWSPLQVRKPNSDMQPPSNPPTPPPDSSLSDLPSSK